In one Cenarchaeum symbiont of Oopsacas minuta genomic region, the following are encoded:
- a CDS encoding Transposase: KNRSVKKFEAMGRMLRWHRDDLQGFLKIYRKRSNVESTFSSMKRRLSGTLSARKLDTQKIELGFFVLCHNLHVLATN, translated from the coding sequence AAAAAAATAGAAGTGTAAAAAAATTTGAAGCAATGGGCAGAATGCTCCGATGGCATCGTGATGATTTACAAGGATTCTTGAAAATATATCGCAAACGTAGTAATGTAGAATCTACGTTTTCATCTATGAAAAGAAGACTATCTGGTACCTTGAGTGCACGCAAGCTTGATACACAGAAAATTGAATTGGGCTTTTTTGTCTTGTGTCATAATCTTCACGTATTGGCAACGAACTAA